One Glycocaulis abyssi DNA window includes the following coding sequences:
- a CDS encoding isoaspartyl peptidase/L-asparaginase family protein — protein sequence MMIRTLLALAALLFAVPAAQAGSERSGELEWSIIIHGGAGVIERGAMDAETEAAYRAALQAALELGGNLLSGGADGVDVVEAVIRVLEDDPKFNAGRGAVFTSEGRVELDASIMAGHSRAAGAVAGVTGVRHPISLARAVMEHSPHVMLIGDGAENFAAERELETAEQSFFFTERRWQAMERQVERMGLPVPPRPEGAPDPEPIREGALDLMEREHRFGTVGVVVMDTHGVTVAGTSTGGTTAKRWGRVGDTPIIGAGTWADRRCGLSATGTGEYFIRFNVAAAICHEANRLMFEQHSFEEAAQIAADRMMETLEADGGDGGIVMLFVGQPIWAMNTPGMYRASWGLGREPYVAIYGDE from the coding sequence ATGATGATCCGTACACTGCTTGCCCTTGCCGCCCTGTTGTTCGCCGTCCCGGCCGCGCAGGCGGGTTCGGAAAGATCGGGCGAGCTGGAATGGTCCATCATCATTCACGGCGGGGCCGGGGTGATCGAACGCGGCGCCATGGACGCCGAAACCGAGGCCGCCTATCGCGCTGCCTTGCAGGCCGCTCTGGAGCTGGGCGGCAATCTGCTGTCCGGCGGCGCGGACGGGGTGGATGTGGTTGAAGCCGTCATCCGCGTGCTGGAAGACGATCCCAAGTTCAATGCCGGACGCGGCGCGGTGTTTACCTCCGAAGGCCGGGTGGAGCTGGATGCCTCCATCATGGCCGGCCATTCGCGCGCTGCCGGCGCGGTGGCGGGCGTGACAGGGGTGCGCCATCCCATCTCGCTGGCCAGAGCCGTGATGGAGCACAGCCCGCATGTCATGCTGATCGGCGACGGCGCGGAGAACTTCGCCGCCGAGCGCGAACTGGAGACGGCTGAACAATCCTTCTTCTTCACCGAACGGCGCTGGCAGGCGATGGAACGCCAGGTTGAGCGCATGGGATTGCCCGTCCCGCCGCGCCCCGAAGGCGCGCCGGACCCTGAACCGATCCGTGAAGGCGCGCTGGACCTGATGGAGCGCGAGCACCGCTTCGGCACGGTCGGCGTGGTGGTGATGGATACGCATGGTGTCACCGTCGCTGGCACATCGACCGGCGGCACCACGGCCAAAAGATGGGGCCGGGTCGGCGACACCCCGATCATCGGCGCAGGCACCTGGGCGGACCGGCGCTGCGGCCTCTCGGCCACCGGCACGGGCGAGTATTTCATCCGCTTCAACGTTGCCGCCGCCATCTGCCATGAGGCCAACCGGCTGATGTTCGAGCAGCACAGCTTTGAGGAAGCCGCACAGATCGCCGCCGACCGCATGATGGAAACCCTTGAGGCCGATGGCGGGGATGGCGGTATCGTCATGCTGTTCGTGGGCCAGCCCATCTGGGCGATGAACACGCCGGGCATGTACCGGGCCAGCTGGGGGCTGGGGCGCGAGCCGTATGTGGCCATCTATGGTGATGAGTAG
- a CDS encoding NADPH:quinone oxidoreductase family protein, with product MRALICKEFGPYENLEVAEVDAPPLNEGFVQVDVKAAGVNFPDILLVEGKYQAQPPFPFIPGTECAGVVSELGKGAAGFKPGDRVIVATMLGGFAEQAVAPAAQVIPIPDAMSFEHAAAFTTIYGTSYHALKQRAKLQPGETVLVLGAAGGVGLATVQLAKAMGAKVIAAASSAEKLEIAREGGADELINYATEDLKARVREITANKGVDVVYDPVGGDYSEAALRATGWGGRYLVIGFAAGPIPKVPLNLALLNSRDILGVFWGAWAGRNPRENAQNMKELFDLYETGKIVPHISAAYPLDEFAKAFADIMERRVKGKVILTF from the coding sequence ATGCGCGCTTTGATCTGCAAGGAATTTGGCCCCTACGAGAATCTGGAAGTCGCCGAGGTGGACGCTCCGCCGCTGAATGAGGGCTTTGTGCAGGTTGATGTGAAGGCAGCGGGCGTCAATTTCCCCGATATCCTTCTGGTTGAGGGCAAGTATCAGGCCCAGCCGCCCTTCCCCTTCATTCCGGGAACGGAATGCGCCGGCGTGGTCTCCGAGCTTGGCAAGGGCGCCGCCGGCTTCAAGCCGGGCGACCGGGTGATCGTGGCGACCATGCTGGGCGGGTTTGCCGAGCAGGCCGTTGCGCCCGCAGCCCAGGTAATCCCCATCCCCGACGCAATGAGCTTTGAGCATGCCGCTGCCTTCACCACGATCTACGGCACCTCCTACCACGCGCTCAAACAGCGCGCGAAGCTGCAACCCGGCGAGACCGTGCTGGTGCTGGGCGCTGCCGGTGGCGTTGGCCTTGCCACCGTGCAGCTGGCGAAAGCCATGGGCGCGAAGGTGATCGCAGCCGCCAGCTCGGCAGAGAAGCTGGAAATCGCGCGCGAGGGCGGGGCCGACGAGCTGATCAATTATGCCACCGAGGACCTGAAGGCCCGCGTGCGCGAGATCACGGCAAACAAGGGCGTGGACGTGGTCTACGATCCCGTCGGCGGGGATTATTCCGAAGCGGCGCTGCGCGCGACCGGCTGGGGTGGGCGCTATCTCGTCATCGGCTTTGCGGCCGGGCCGATCCCGAAAGTTCCGCTCAATCTGGCCCTGCTCAACAGCCGCGATATTCTCGGCGTGTTCTGGGGCGCGTGGGCAGGCCGCAATCCGCGTGAGAACGCGCAGAACATGAAAGAACTGTTCGATCTCTACGAAACCGGAAAGATCGTGCCGCACATTTCCGCCGCCTATCCGCTGGACGAATTTGCCAAAGCCTTTGCCGACATCATGGAGCGCCGGGTGAAGGGCAAAGTTATCCTCACCTTCTGA
- a CDS encoding Rieske 2Fe-2S domain-containing protein — translation MFLRNIWYYACPASDLKPGKMLHKVLLGEPVVFARGSDGAVFALRDLCPHRGVPLSAGRLCAAGSTVDGKTLSEPQIECPYHGWRFGADGACKAIPALVTGQEMDVGKIRVRRYPVRELQGNLWIWMPAASDGPVLDDTAEPDHEPPVMPEVGARTPALIERMIFDCHVDHAVIGLMDPAHGPYVHRSVFWRSEKSMHEKEKAFGPSELGFTMLPHTPSKNSRFYKILGGDLTTAISFRLPGVRVEHIQAGTRGHVVGLTAVTPVNETTTEVTQSFYWTLPVLGALKPLLRPFARGFLKQDGDMVNIQKEGLRFDPRLMLINDSDVQAKWYFRLKDAWEKGGGMRAGFENPVKPATLRWRS, via the coding sequence ATGTTTCTGCGCAATATCTGGTATTATGCCTGTCCGGCGAGCGATCTGAAGCCGGGCAAGATGCTGCACAAGGTTCTCCTGGGCGAGCCGGTCGTGTTTGCGCGCGGCAGTGACGGCGCAGTGTTCGCCTTGCGCGATCTGTGCCCGCACCGGGGCGTGCCGCTCTCCGCGGGCCGCCTGTGCGCTGCGGGCAGCACGGTGGATGGCAAGACGCTGTCCGAGCCACAGATCGAATGCCCCTATCATGGCTGGCGCTTTGGCGCGGATGGGGCCTGCAAGGCCATTCCGGCGCTGGTCACCGGCCAGGAGATGGATGTCGGCAAGATCCGGGTGCGCCGCTATCCGGTGCGCGAGCTGCAGGGCAATCTGTGGATATGGATGCCGGCCGCCAGTGATGGCCCGGTGCTGGACGATACGGCCGAACCCGATCACGAACCGCCCGTCATGCCGGAGGTGGGCGCGCGCACGCCTGCCCTGATCGAGCGGATGATATTTGACTGCCATGTCGATCACGCCGTCATCGGCCTGATGGATCCGGCGCACGGGCCTTATGTGCACCGATCTGTCTTCTGGCGCTCGGAAAAATCCATGCACGAGAAGGAGAAGGCGTTCGGCCCCAGCGAGCTGGGCTTTACCATGCTGCCGCACACGCCATCGAAGAACTCGCGCTTTTACAAAATCCTGGGCGGCGATCTGACGACCGCGATCAGCTTCCGCCTGCCGGGCGTGCGCGTGGAGCATATCCAGGCCGGCACGCGCGGACATGTGGTGGGGCTGACGGCTGTTACGCCGGTCAATGAAACCACGACCGAAGTGACCCAGAGCTTCTACTGGACGCTTCCCGTGCTGGGCGCGCTCAAACCGCTACTTCGCCCCTTTGCGCGCGGCTTCCTGAAACAGGATGGCGATATGGTGAACATCCAGAAGGAGGGGTTGAGGTTCGATCCCCGCCTGATGCTCATCAATGACAGCGATGTGCAGGCGAAATGGTATTTCCGCCTGAAGGATGCCTGGGAAAAAGGTGGAGGCATGCGGGCCGGATTTGAAAACCCGGTCAAACCCGCCACCCTGCGCTGGCGGAGCTGA
- a CDS encoding AbgT family transporter, with translation MTRFLDGVEWLGNLLPHPVTLFAILAGLMILASGLFGGVLQVAVEDPRPEGAAGRAADGMIRAVSLMNEDGFRRIFTSLTTNFTSFAPLGVVLVAMLGVGVAEKSGLLSAAVRSIVLGANRHTVTVAVVFAGVLSNTASEMGYVVLVPLAGAVFYALGRHPLAGMAAAFAGTSGGYSANLLIGTIDPLLAGITTEAAQLIDPGYVVSAPANWYFMVISTFMITIIGSLVTIFIVEPKLGKYDSSRADPAVLDKNMMQPVSGAEKKGLMWAGIASLAVFAAMAWTLMPQVDLAGWLPGWGALRNPDTGSIFQQAPFFIGFVTWIFLFFLIVGFAYGRAAGTMKNDRDVIDGMASAISTLGLYIVLVFFAAQFVAFFGWSNLGAITAVTGAQFLQDTGLTGPAIFIGFILMCCFVNLMLGSASAQWAVTAPIFVPMLMLVGYSPEVIQAAYRIGDSSTNIITPMMSYFGLILAWMTRYDKKLGIGTVIAMMLPYSIAFLVSWIALFFLWTFALGMPVGPGSPTFYEMPAG, from the coding sequence ATGACCCGCTTTCTTGATGGTGTGGAGTGGCTGGGCAATCTCCTGCCACACCCCGTCACCCTGTTTGCGATCCTGGCCGGGCTGATGATCCTGGCATCAGGACTGTTCGGCGGCGTGTTGCAGGTCGCGGTGGAAGACCCGCGCCCCGAGGGCGCGGCGGGGCGGGCCGCCGACGGCATGATCCGCGCCGTCAGCCTGATGAACGAGGATGGCTTCCGGCGCATCTTCACGAGCCTCACCACCAACTTCACCAGTTTTGCCCCGCTGGGCGTGGTGCTGGTGGCGATGCTGGGCGTGGGCGTGGCGGAAAAGTCCGGGCTTCTGTCTGCCGCCGTACGCTCCATCGTGCTGGGCGCGAACCGCCACACTGTCACCGTGGCGGTGGTGTTTGCGGGCGTATTGTCCAACACCGCTTCGGAGATGGGTTATGTCGTGCTGGTGCCCCTGGCAGGCGCGGTGTTCTACGCGCTGGGCCGCCATCCGCTGGCGGGTATGGCCGCCGCGTTCGCGGGCACATCAGGCGGCTATAGCGCGAACCTGCTGATCGGCACGATTGACCCGCTGCTGGCGGGCATCACGACCGAGGCCGCCCAGCTGATTGATCCGGGCTATGTCGTCTCGGCACCGGCCAACTGGTACTTCATGGTGATCTCGACCTTTATGATTACGATCATCGGGTCGCTCGTCACCATTTTCATCGTCGAGCCGAAGCTGGGCAAATATGATTCCAGCCGCGCCGACCCGGCCGTGCTCGACAAGAACATGATGCAGCCGGTCTCCGGCGCAGAGAAGAAGGGCCTGATGTGGGCGGGGATCGCCTCGCTGGCCGTGTTTGCTGCGATGGCCTGGACGCTCATGCCGCAGGTTGACCTGGCCGGCTGGCTGCCTGGCTGGGGCGCGCTTCGCAATCCCGATACCGGCTCGATCTTCCAGCAGGCTCCCTTCTTCATAGGGTTTGTGACCTGGATATTCCTGTTTTTCCTGATCGTCGGCTTTGCCTATGGCCGCGCTGCCGGGACGATGAAGAACGACCGCGATGTCATTGACGGCATGGCGTCTGCCATCTCCACGCTCGGCCTCTACATCGTGCTGGTCTTCTTCGCCGCCCAGTTCGTGGCGTTTTTCGGCTGGTCGAATCTGGGCGCGATCACCGCCGTCACCGGCGCGCAATTTTTACAGGATACCGGCCTGACCGGCCCGGCCATCTTCATCGGCTTCATCCTGATGTGCTGCTTTGTGAACCTGATGCTGGGCTCTGCCAGCGCGCAATGGGCCGTGACCGCGCCGATCTTCGTGCCGATGCTGATGCTGGTGGGCTATTCGCCGGAGGTGATCCAGGCCGCCTACCGGATCGGCGATTCATCGACCAATATCATCACGCCCATGATGAGCTATTTCGGCCTGATCCTCGCCTGGATGACGCGCTATGACAAAAAGCTGGGGATCGGCACCGTCATCGCGATGATGCTGCCCTACTCGATTGCTTTCCTTGTGAGCTGGATCGCGCTCTTCTTCCTGTGGACCTTCGCGCTGGGCATGCCGGTCGGGCCCGGTTCGCCCACTTTCTACGAAATGCCGGCGGGCTGA
- a CDS encoding alpha/beta hydrolase, translating to MDVSRYLCLAADAGPAGLTRLARTIGVMLALGAASACAPTLSVTEFAELPREVAQQPILTVSGRAPVHDATLFGRERSEALSYGVHTVSIPPEREPGRIRYPRGTPDPMRHFTLAFAETLDGQDAFLGGLNRKLSQLDEEERILVVFVHGYNETFGSGLFRFAQMMHDFEIPGVPLYFAWPSAGDPRFYAYDLDSVFISRDGLADTLRLAARAQADRIMIIAHSMGSMLTLEALRDLSEAGESEVLARIGQVALMSPDLSVDVFRSQLATIGDASDIDFIVFTSTRDRALRASAVLRGQTDRLGSLRSVEEVADLRLTVVDVSGFNTADPLRHSTLTMSPELIALFAGTRDFGVEAPQQAGAVRGPLSLSVNVVRQATEIILAPAAAAAGAIEGTGARQ from the coding sequence ATGGATGTCAGCAGATATCTTTGCCTTGCGGCAGATGCGGGCCCGGCAGGGCTGACCCGGCTTGCCCGGACAATTGGCGTCATGCTGGCATTGGGTGCGGCCAGCGCGTGTGCGCCAACCTTGAGCGTCACTGAGTTTGCCGAACTCCCCCGCGAGGTTGCCCAGCAGCCCATTTTGACGGTTTCCGGCCGTGCGCCTGTGCACGACGCCACGCTGTTTGGCCGTGAGCGCTCAGAAGCGCTCAGCTACGGTGTGCATACGGTTTCTATTCCGCCTGAGCGTGAGCCGGGCCGCATCCGCTATCCGCGCGGGACGCCGGACCCGATGCGCCATTTCACCCTGGCCTTTGCCGAGACGCTGGACGGGCAGGACGCCTTTCTGGGCGGATTGAACCGCAAGCTGTCCCAGCTGGACGAGGAAGAGCGCATCCTCGTCGTCTTCGTTCACGGCTATAATGAAACCTTTGGCAGCGGCCTGTTCCGTTTTGCCCAGATGATGCACGATTTCGAGATACCGGGCGTACCGCTCTATTTTGCCTGGCCGAGCGCGGGCGACCCGCGCTTCTATGCCTATGATCTGGACAGCGTGTTCATCAGCCGGGACGGTCTGGCAGACACGCTGCGCCTTGCTGCGCGCGCGCAGGCAGACCGCATTATGATTATCGCCCATTCCATGGGCTCGATGCTGACGCTTGAAGCGCTGCGTGACCTGTCGGAAGCGGGCGAGAGTGAGGTGCTGGCGCGTATTGGCCAGGTGGCCCTGATGTCGCCTGATCTCAGCGTCGATGTTTTCCGTAGCCAGCTCGCCACAATCGGTGACGCATCCGACATTGATTTCATCGTGTTCACCTCCACCCGTGACCGCGCCTTGCGGGCCTCCGCCGTGCTGCGCGGCCAGACCGACCGGCTGGGTTCACTGCGTTCGGTCGAGGAAGTGGCGGATCTGCGTCTGACGGTCGTGGATGTATCGGGCTTCAACACCGCCGATCCGCTGCGCCATTCCACGCTGACCATGTCGCCGGAACTTATCGCCCTGTTTGCCGGCACGCGTGATTTCGGGGTGGAAGCGCCCCAGCAGGCCGGTGCGGTACGCGGGCCTTTGAGCCTTTCGGTCAATGTGGTGCGCCAGGCCACCGAGATCATTCTGGCACCGGCTGCTGCTGCCGCAGGCGCCATTGAAGGCACCGGCGCGCGGCAGTAA
- a CDS encoding ParA family protein has protein sequence MSCTTIMFANAKGGAGKSTLAFLSAIHFAATYDLRVCVIDFDRLRTTYNAVRRFSGSGVQSYYLADEHGEGHKVAPDAVRSALDTRRSASDVLFVDTPAGFPADTMVPAIQPDAIFVPVAVSDADIMATKAYLPELEEAAARMAQANGHRPRIMLVPNQVFSDDQTLRIRDAFRGHSVRIAPALAFSRALREVFHFEPGDTNIASVFLEDGGFFRWMSADIFALRQMRARQG, from the coding sequence ATGAGCTGCACCACCATTATGTTCGCCAATGCCAAGGGTGGTGCGGGGAAAAGCACGCTGGCCTTTCTCAGCGCCATCCATTTTGCCGCGACATACGATCTGCGTGTGTGTGTGATCGATTTTGATCGCCTGCGTACCACGTACAATGCCGTGCGCCGCTTTTCCGGCTCCGGCGTGCAATCCTATTATCTGGCTGACGAGCACGGCGAGGGGCACAAGGTTGCGCCCGATGCCGTGCGCTCTGCGCTGGACACCCGCCGTTCAGCTAGCGACGTCCTGTTTGTCGACACACCGGCGGGCTTTCCTGCCGATACAATGGTGCCGGCCATCCAGCCCGATGCGATATTCGTCCCGGTGGCGGTATCAGACGCCGACATCATGGCGACCAAAGCCTATCTGCCGGAGCTGGAAGAGGCGGCTGCGCGCATGGCACAGGCAAATGGGCATCGTCCACGGATCATGCTCGTGCCCAATCAGGTATTCAGCGACGATCAGACGTTGCGGATACGCGACGCCTTCCGCGGACATTCAGTCAGGATCGCGCCAGCGCTTGCCTTCTCGCGGGCGTTACGCGAAGTCTTCCACTTCGAGCCGGGTGACACCAATATCGCCTCGGTTTTCCTCGAGGATGGCGGCTTTTTCCGATGGATGTCAGCAGATATCTTTGCCTTGCGGCAGATGCGGGCCCGGCAGGGCTGA
- a CDS encoding polymer-forming cytoskeletal protein translates to MSNSSTTSKPAKIGIPDNGEELAFFMGEKCSVEGAVLDVDGAARIDGQFSGKLRAVHLIVGEKGHVAGDISSETADIMGSVEDTLVLSGKLTIREAGRIEGQITYGSLEAHEGAQLIGQINTQGRATRTEGSSSLSNLRSAISQSARDTGAAPKPADTPAASDSGDNSDSES, encoded by the coding sequence ATGAGCAATTCCTCTACCACTTCCAAACCTGCCAAGATTGGCATTCCCGACAATGGCGAAGAACTCGCCTTCTTCATGGGCGAAAAATGCTCCGTGGAGGGGGCTGTCCTCGATGTTGACGGCGCGGCCCGTATTGACGGCCAGTTCAGCGGCAAGCTGCGCGCGGTACACCTGATCGTCGGCGAGAAGGGGCATGTCGCAGGCGACATCTCCAGCGAAACCGCCGATATCATGGGCAGTGTGGAAGACACGCTGGTACTGTCTGGCAAGCTGACCATTCGCGAGGCCGGCCGCATTGAGGGTCAGATCACCTATGGCTCGCTGGAAGCCCATGAAGGCGCCCAGCTGATCGGCCAGATCAACACGCAAGGGCGTGCCACGCGCACCGAGGGCAGCTCGTCCTTAAGCAATCTGCGCTCTGCGATCTCGCAATCGGCCCGTGACACCGGCGCGGCGCCGAAACCGGCCGACACACCGGCGGCCAGCGATAGCGGCGACAACAGCGACAGCGAATCCTGA
- a CDS encoding TonB-dependent receptor domain-containing protein — MQAILRGLLASTALCAFALPAHTQDTDAPREVITITGGRAPGALEADRPVSTIGREEIDAAGFARIGEALVFQTFVTGSEFNEDPGTQNDTSGTSNVNLRGLGLGATLVLVNGQRQTVASVAADDGSSFVDFNALMPSLAIERVEILRDGASPVYGADAVAGVINVITRDRFEGVETFAEWRGPTEFSGSGAGYTLGAIAGRAFGNWHVAGTVEWFDRTGLEGFETPFAPGTGLSSLGQPGAFYILAPGGGFEVTNASGGPAPILDPDCVAAGGRPMATGAQTAFGQTGFCGLDFGQFFSVLTDEERLSGFAALSGDFGDTRLTLRLAGNAQNVERGNSPSLANLRFPTISASHPANPFGRDVVWLGRPLGERAGAARREFEHRTWRAEASLEHDMQALNRDWTLSADLTYSRNSLRATITDTLADNFDAAILGFGGADCPVRAPGQGVAAGDQSQGCFFFNPFGSGGLVTDPSDPRYNDPTVIDYMIGENIRNSHADLVTAEFTAATDALLTLPAGPVSAAFGAHLRRESYRVDHGDDFNADNFLFIVGGPDYAGARSAQALFADAILPVTERLRLQLAARHERQGGFSSTDPRVAAAFDVTEAVTLRASWSRSYRAPSLHQEVSATTTLQSLTIGTQALFRPVRTVGNPDLDPERAQTFSAGLSARVSGVNATIDGWRVRYEDLIVRESANAIIAADLADNGQFDDPRIELSPAGDVVLVRAAFVNAPRVDASGIDLALRGDPVDLAGGALGWGVDASWIGEFTIVDPVLNREIDALGNRNFTNFARSVPDWRASAYLDWTSGAFGARAGVRHIAGYRNDEGAGSDVASWTVLDLQSRYTLDLSGTALTLTAGALNITDEAAPFVPTPLGYDTKVHDPRGRVAYVRVGARF; from the coding sequence ATGCAAGCCATACTTCGCGGCCTTCTGGCCAGTACTGCCCTGTGCGCCTTCGCGCTGCCTGCCCATACCCAGGACACAGACGCGCCGCGTGAGGTCATCACCATTACCGGTGGCCGGGCACCGGGGGCGCTGGAAGCCGACCGGCCGGTTTCCACGATTGGCCGCGAGGAAATCGACGCGGCGGGCTTTGCCCGTATCGGCGAGGCGCTGGTCTTCCAGACCTTCGTGACGGGGTCGGAGTTCAATGAAGATCCCGGCACGCAAAACGACACCTCTGGCACGTCGAATGTGAATTTGCGCGGGCTGGGTCTTGGCGCGACTCTGGTTCTGGTCAATGGCCAGCGCCAGACCGTGGCGAGCGTCGCAGCTGACGATGGCTCCAGCTTCGTCGATTTCAATGCCCTGATGCCCTCGCTGGCGATAGAACGCGTGGAAATCCTGCGAGACGGGGCCTCGCCGGTGTATGGCGCGGATGCGGTGGCCGGCGTCATCAATGTCATCACGCGCGACCGGTTTGAAGGCGTTGAAACCTTCGCCGAATGGCGCGGACCGACAGAATTTTCCGGCTCCGGCGCAGGATACACGCTAGGCGCCATTGCGGGGCGAGCCTTCGGCAACTGGCATGTTGCCGGCACGGTAGAATGGTTCGACCGCACGGGGCTGGAAGGCTTCGAGACCCCGTTCGCCCCTGGCACCGGTCTCTCCTCGCTCGGCCAGCCCGGCGCCTTCTATATCCTGGCGCCCGGCGGCGGGTTTGAAGTGACCAATGCCAGCGGTGGCCCGGCTCCCATACTCGACCCTGATTGCGTGGCGGCGGGCGGACGGCCCATGGCCACCGGCGCACAGACCGCCTTCGGCCAGACCGGCTTTTGCGGGCTGGATTTTGGCCAGTTCTTCTCGGTGCTGACCGATGAGGAGCGGCTTTCCGGCTTTGCCGCGCTTTCGGGCGATTTCGGCGATACGCGCCTGACATTGCGCCTCGCGGGCAATGCGCAGAATGTGGAGCGGGGCAATTCGCCCTCGCTGGCAAACTTGCGCTTTCCCACCATCTCCGCCAGTCACCCCGCCAACCCGTTCGGGCGCGATGTGGTCTGGCTCGGCCGTCCGCTGGGCGAGCGCGCGGGCGCAGCGCGGCGCGAGTTTGAACACCGCACCTGGCGCGCCGAAGCCAGCCTTGAACACGATATGCAAGCTCTGAACCGCGACTGGACGCTGAGCGCCGATCTGACATATTCGCGCAACAGCTTGCGCGCGACGATCACCGATACGCTGGCCGATAATTTCGATGCCGCGATCCTGGGCTTTGGCGGGGCGGACTGCCCGGTGCGCGCGCCGGGGCAAGGCGTGGCGGCTGGCGATCAGTCGCAGGGCTGTTTCTTCTTCAACCCGTTCGGCTCCGGCGGGCTTGTCACTGACCCGTCCGACCCGCGCTATAATGACCCGACCGTCATCGATTACATGATCGGCGAGAACATCCGCAACTCACACGCCGACCTTGTGACGGCTGAGTTCACCGCCGCAACGGATGCGCTTCTCACCCTGCCGGCAGGCCCGGTCTCGGCGGCGTTCGGCGCGCATCTGCGCCGCGAATCCTACCGTGTTGACCATGGCGATGATTTCAACGCGGACAATTTCCTCTTCATCGTCGGCGGGCCGGACTATGCGGGCGCGCGCAGCGCGCAAGCACTCTTCGCCGATGCGATTCTGCCAGTCACAGAGCGCCTGCGCCTGCAGCTGGCCGCGCGCCATGAGCGCCAGGGTGGTTTTTCCTCTACCGATCCGCGCGTGGCGGCGGCCTTTGACGTGACCGAGGCCGTGACGCTGCGCGCCTCCTGGTCGCGCTCCTACCGCGCGCCGTCGCTGCATCAGGAGGTCTCGGCCACGACCACGCTGCAATCGCTGACCATCGGCACACAGGCCCTGTTCCGCCCGGTGCGCACGGTCGGCAATCCGGACCTTGATCCCGAACGCGCGCAAACCTTCTCGGCCGGCCTGTCTGCACGGGTTTCAGGCGTGAACGCCACCATTGATGGCTGGCGGGTGCGCTATGAGGACCTCATCGTGCGCGAGAGCGCCAATGCGATCATCGCCGCCGATCTGGCTGATAATGGCCAGTTTGACGATCCGCGTATCGAGCTCTCCCCGGCGGGCGATGTGGTGCTGGTGCGCGCCGCCTTCGTCAATGCGCCGCGCGTCGATGCGTCTGGCATTGACCTCGCCTTGCGCGGTGATCCGGTCGATCTGGCGGGCGGAGCGCTCGGTTGGGGCGTGGACGCCAGCTGGATTGGCGAGTTCACCATTGTGGACCCTGTGCTCAATCGCGAGATTGACGCTCTGGGCAATCGCAACTTCACCAATTTCGCCCGTTCGGTGCCGGACTGGCGTGCCAGCGCCTATCTGGACTGGACCAGCGGGGCGTTCGGCGCGCGCGCTGGCGTGCGTCACATCGCCGGATACCGCAATGATGAGGGCGCGGGCAGCGATGTCGCAAGCTGGACCGTGCTCGACCTGCAGAGCCGCTACACGCTCGACCTTTCTGGCACCGCCCTGACCCTGACCGCAGGCGCACTGAACATCACCGACGAGGCCGCGCCGTTTGTACCGACGCCTCTGGGCTATGACACCAAGGTGCATGATCCGCGCGGGCGTGTGGCCTATGTGCGCGTGGGGGCGAGATTTTAG